In one Diabrotica virgifera virgifera chromosome 5, PGI_DIABVI_V3a genomic region, the following are encoded:
- the LOC126885369 gene encoding uncharacterized protein LOC126885369, with protein sequence MATKRIKVIRGTPHHRSYEAIQQREELKLIDKLPVTDDNFVIVLDLLHNRYSNQRQIIRSYQQLLANPILQKCNSQSLRQFVANSKAILEALDTVKLSKAELFESLLVHLLEQKLDYNTRRSFEEQVSVNQLPTIDEFFDILSKRCVVLENVNFENFIADQKPTSKAARFQSNDNSHPNNFKVAFHSQSNPSSQRDSKSKLYTLQPKVCSYCFQQNHRIYSCTKFLSLPVSDRIEYSKANKLCFNCLGSKHFLQNCESKSTCSLCHSKHHSLLHNTHHSTANTHTVIEPSNHSLKHGESSTRPTSHTLLTTQPEIDQPSVVHQNDLTLRSTVLSTTTPHDTHVLLTTAKIRIYPVNGWPILARAIMDSGSQSSFITESLATSIGCKRYPSSLHISGILNDSNVIKERVKIDIFPHYSSATQFTLSCAVVHSITNCLPQIAIDIRKLKIPSYILNKLADEDFGQPAAIDLLIGADAYYELLLSGLEKLGKGLPSLIQTQLGWVVSGSVPLSYLKPHFEPHPKSYTFHSTLGFQETDESLNEALDRFFQQEQDLDVSKSSEEDDLAERIFISTTKIREDGRYQSLAALQKILPAEGPSKVLGIKWDPTTDLFQVDIPESLTVSSPT encoded by the exons ATGGCCACTAAGCGGATTAAAGTTATTAGAGGCACGCCACATCACAGGTCTTACGAAGCTATTCAACAAC GAGAAGAGTTAAAGCTAATTGATAAGTTGCCAGTAACTGATGATAATTTTGTCATAGTTTTAGATTTATTACACAACCGGTATAGTAACCAACGGCAGATAATCCGCTCATATCAGCAGTTACTAGCCAATCCTATATTGCAAAAATGTAATTCGCAGTCGCTGAGACAATTCGTTGCAAATTCTAAGGCAATTCTCGAAGCCTTAGACACGGTAAAGTTAAGTAAAGCAGAACTATTTGAATCCTTGCTTGTTCATTTATTGGAACAAAAACTTGATTATAACACTCGTCGCTCATTTGAAGAGCAAGTTTCTGTGAATCAACTTCCAACTATTGATGAGTTTTTCGATATTTTGAGTAAGCGATGTGTTGTTCTGGAAAATGTCAACTTTGAGAATTTCATTGCGGATCAAAAACCCACGTCTAAAGCAGCTAGATTCCAAAGTAATGACAATTCTCACCCGAATAATTTCAAGGTAGCTTTTCACTCGCAATCAAACCCCTCTAGTCAAAGAGATTCAAAATCAAAGCTATATACCTTACAGCCAAAGGTATGTAGCTACTGCTTTCAACAAAATCACCGCATCTACTCATGCACCAAGTTTCTTTCATTACCTGTATCAGATAGAATTGAATATTCAAAAGCCAATAAGCTCTGTTTTAACTGTTTAGGTAGCAAGCACTTTTTACAAAACTGTGAGTCAAAGTCTACCTGTTCCCTATGCCACTCTAAGCATCATTCTCTTTTACACAACACTCACCACTCGACAGCTAACACTCATACTGTAATTGAGCCCTCTAATCACTCACTGAAGCACGGAGAGTCTTCCACTCGTCCTACATCTCATACTCTTCTGACAACTCAGCCAGAAATTGACCAGCCCAGCGTCGTACATCAAAATGACCTTACTTTACGCTCAACTGTACTATCGACCACCACACCACATGACACTCACGTCTTGTTGACCACAGCTAAAATTCGCATTTATCCAGTAAATGGGTGGCCTATTCTGGCCAGAGCCATTATGGATTCTGGAAGTCAAAGTTCATTTATCACTGAGTCACTAGCTACATCAATAGGATGCAAACGGTATCCTTCCAGTCTGCATATCTCTGGAATCCTTAATGATAGTAATGTCATTAAGGAAAGAGTTAAAATAGATATATTTCCGCATTATTCTTCTGCTACGCAGTTTACTCTTTCTTGTGCAGTAGTACATTCTATTACAAATTGCTTGCCTCAGATAGCCATTGACATAAGAAAGTTAAAAATTCCCTCTTATATATTAAATAAGTTGGCCGACGAAGATTTCGGTCAACCGGCTGCAATTGATTTGCTCATAGGAGCTGATGCCTACTATGAGCTATTGCTATCAGGACTTGAAAAGTTGGGAAAAGGATTGCCCTCTCTTATACAGACACAGTTAGGATGGGTTGTCTCGGGGTCTGTACCACTCAGCTATCTTAAACCTCACTTTGAACCTCACCCAAAATCGTACACATTTCACTCGACCCTCGGTTTTCAAGAGACCGATGAATCACTTAATGAAGCACTAGATCGTTTCTTTCAACAAGAACAAGATCTTGATGTTTCCAAAAGTTCTGAAGAGGACGATCTTGCCGAGCGAATCTTTATTTCAACAACTAAAATTCGGGAGGACGGGCGCTACCAG AGTTTAGCAGCTCTTCAGAAAATTCTTCCTGCAGAAGGGCCATCTAAGGTGCTAGGCATTAAGTGGGATCCCACAACTGATTTATTCCAAGTTGACATTCCAGAATCACTTACTGTTAGCTCACCTACGTAA